The DNA window GCGGTCAGCTGATGACCGAAGAAATCAAAATCAATCCAGCGCCCACTCTCCCGCCCGACTCCACAGCCGAGCACATCGACATAGAAACGGCGGGTTGCGACCAGATCGCTCACCGGAAAGGCCAGATGAAAAAGCACACGCACCTCCTTGCCAATACGCCGCCTATCGCCTAGGGTTCACGCCATGCAACTCAGCATCAACATCCGGAATTGGGGCACGCAGTCAACACCCGCCATGCTGCTCGAATGTGCCCGGGCGGCCGATGAGTCAGGACTCGATACGCTGTGGCTGAACGAACATCTGGCCATTCCTCCCCAGGCCGATATGCCGGACCGCGTGCCGCAGGGATTTGCCGAGGGCCGCTTTCTCGATCCAATGGCCACCCTCAGCTTTTTGGCCGCCGCCACCCGGCGCATCGGCCTGGGCACGGCCGTCCTGCTCCTGCCCTACCGCCTGCCGCTGCAGACGGCCAAGCTGGTGGCGACTGTCCAGGAGTTGTCCGGCGGCCGCCTGCGGCTCGGCGTCGGCACCGGCTGGATGAAGGAAGAGTTCCAGGCCCTGGGTGTCGATCATGCCCGTCGAGGAGCGATCAGCAATAGCGTCCTGGCCCTGCTGCGAGAGTGCTTTGAGAACGACGTGGTCGAGTCAAACGGACAGTCCCTGCTGTTCCGGCCCCGACCGGCCCGTCCACCGATCTATGTCGGGGGAGCGCCCCCCCACGCCTTGCGTCGGGCGGTGCAATATGGCGACGGCTGGATCCCGGCCGGGATTGAGCCCCAGGCGCTCACCACCCATATCGCCGAACTCAGACAGATGAGTCAGGCCGCCGGTCGGCCGCCGCTTGAGGTCATCGCCATGAAGACGCTCGCCATCGACGATCCGCCCAAAGCCATCGACTACGCGGGCCAGTTTGCCGAGGCTGGGGTGAACCACCTGGTCCACACCCAGGGCTATGCCGATGCGGCCGAGTATCGGCGCAATGTGGCGACGCTGGAAGAAAAAATTCGACCTGCTGTGGCCTGACTGGGCGGCGTCTATTGTGTGCTTTCTTTTTGAATCTGGCTTTGGACGCGGCCGCTCAGCCACACAAAGCCCAGCCATAGGACGACTCCCAGGCCAGCGCAGCTGAACCACAGGGTCCTATACCCCCAGGCCTCGTACAGCCAGGTTCCGCCCAGCGGGGCAAGCACAAAGGCGCCGGAGAAGGCCGTGCCAAACATCCCCATATACCGCCCCCGGCTGGCGGCCGGGCTGCGCTTGGCCACAAAGCCTTCGAGCAGCGGCGTTGTCAGCATTTCCCCCAGCGTCCACACTACCACGGTGACCGCGACCAGCGGCATGACTGGCGCAAACGGCAGCAGGCCGAACCCACCGCACAGCAGCAATGCGCCGAGGCCGACGACCCGCAGCGTGTCAAAGCGCTCCACGGCCCGAATGACCAGCATCTGAAAGACAACGATCAGCAGCGTGTTAATGGTAAAGACCAGCCCGACCGAGGTGGCGGGCAGCCCATACACCTCGGAGAGGGTGAGCGGATAGGTGCCCAAGAGCTGACACAGGACGGTCGCCAGCAGCATGGTCAAGCCGACCAGCACCAGAAAGACGCCGTCACGCCAGGGCGACAGGCGCGGGTCAGGCGTCTCGGCCGGCTGACCGCCGCGCTGAGCGGGCGAGGGGGCGCTGCCAAACAGCAGCCATAACAGGCCTGCGGTCAGCACACATACGCCAGCCTCGACAAAAAACAGCAGCCTGTACGAATAGGCGACCAGCAGTCCACCACAGGCCGGCCCGATGGCCATGCCCAGATTCATCCCCACCCGCCGCAGGCTGAACGCCCGAACGTGCAGCTCGGCCGGACTCACTTCGGCCAGGGTGGCGGCATTGGCCGGCCGAAAGCTCTCGGCCGCCACACTGAGGAGAGCCACGACCAGGGCAATGCTCAGCGGCGTCGGCATCAGGCTGAGCGCCACAAAGCCAGCCGCCGCCAAGCCCAGGCTCAGCCGCTGGGTCGGCAGCGAGCCGATCCGGTCGCTCAACCAGCCGCCCAGATACGAGCCGCCGACAGCTCCGACGCCATACACACTGAGAATGACGCCCGCCCCGCGGGGGCTGAGCTGCTGTTGACTGGTCAGGTACAGGGTCAGAAAGGGCAAGACCATGGTGCCGCTGCGGTGGACAAACGAGACTGCGGCCACCAGCCATACCGCCCGGGGCAGCCCGGAAAACGCCTCACGGTAGAAACGCAGGGGTGAAGACAAACGCGGCATATTGCTGGAGGGGCAGCAAAAGACTAAGCTGACAGGCACTATGAACTTTATCCCAACCGTTGTCGAGCAGACGGGCAGAGGGGAGCGGGCCTACGATCTCTACTCCCGTCTGCTGAGAGATCGTATTGTGTTTCTGGGCTCAGCCGTGGGCGACGAGGTCGCCGCTCTGGTCACCGCCCAGCTGCTGTTTCTGGAGTCCGAGGACCCGGACAAGGACATCCATTTNNNNNNNNNNNNNNNNNNNNNNNNNNNNNNNNNNNNNNNNNNNNNNNNNNNNNNNNNNNNNNNNNNNNNNNNNNNNNNNNNNNNNNNNNNNNNNNNNNNNNNNNNNNNNNNNNNNNNNNNNNNNNNNNNNNNNNNNNNNNNNNNNNNNNNNNNNNNNNNNNNNNNNNNNNNNNNNNNNNNNNNNNNNNNNNNNNNNNNNNNNNNNNNNNNNNNNNNNNNNNNNNNNNNNNNNNNNNNNNNNNNNNNNNNNNNNNNNNNNNNNNNNNNNNNNNNNNNNNNNNNNNNNNNNNNNNNNNNNNNNNNNNNNNNNNNNNNNNNNNNNNNNNNNNNNNNNNNNNNNNNNNNNNNNNNNNNNNNNNNNNNNNNNNNNNNNNNNNNTGAGGTCAACAATGCTCCGAACAGTCGAAGCGGTCATGACGGGTCGGAATACTGCGGACTCCGACGTTTTCAGTGTATCGCTGGGGTATTCTTTCGACGTGTTCTGAATCCGTGGTTCCTTGCGAAGAGGCACAGAACAAAGGATCAGAGGGTTCTTGCCAGGCGGAAGCCGACAGAGCCGCTACGGGAAGCAGGCGGACCGGTGCCGCGAGACCCGGAGCGGCAATCAGGGGCGTCGTAGCCCCACCCCCCGCCGCGAATGAGCCGGTGGGTGCCTGAAGACGGCCCCTGAGGGTCCGTCACCCGGCCCGAGGGATAGTCGTCATACCAGTCTGCCACCCACTCCCACACATTCCCATGCAGGTCATATAACCCCCATGCATTCGGACGCTTGCTCCCTACGGGATGGGTCGTGTTCTCGGAGTTATCCCTGTACCAGGCATACGCCCCTAACTGGCGCGTCCTGTTTCCAAAACTGTACGCGGTCCGCGTCTCTGCCCGTGTCGCGTACTCCCACTCCGCTTCCGTCGGTAGACGATATGCCGTCACCCCCTCCCGCAGATTCAGCGCCGCAATAAAAGCCTGCGCATCCTCCCAGGACACGTTCTCCACCGGGCAGGTAACGCCACAGTCAGCGAAATGTGACGGATTATTCCCCAGCACCGCACGCCACTGCCCTTGGGTCACTTCGTATTTCCCCAGATAAAACGGCTGGCTGATGTGAACCGTATGGAGAGACCTGTCATCGCTGCGGCCCGCTCTCCTCGTCGACAACCCCATCCGGAATGTCCCTGCCTCGATTCGCACGAACTCCATACCATGGTGTTGACCAACTCGTTCGCCTCACGCTGCCGTGCGGTTTCCTGCGCCTGTTGCCGCTCCGCTTCTTCCGCTCGCCGTCGTTCCGCTTCGGCTGCCGCCCGCTGCTCCACTTCCTCAGCGGCTTGCCGTTGACCCCCCGCCTCTATCAACGCGGTCGCCTGCTCAGACGTCAAATATCCCGTGGCGGTAAACCCCTTGGCCCGCTGCCAGTTCTGCAACGCCAGCCGCGTGGTTGGCCCAAACAGCCCGTCGGCAACCTCAACCGGGTAGTCGAGCGACATCAGCCCCTGCTGCACTCGGATACGCGCCTGCCGGTCCAAATCCAGCGCCGCTTCCGTATCCTGTGCCTGTGCCTGTGCCTGCTGCCGGGCGGCTCTCGCTGCCTGCCGCCGCTCGGCTTCCTCGAGCTGACGGACCGCTTCTGCACGCCCTGCCGCTGTCAGCCTGTCCACCTGCGCCGATGTCAAATATCCCGTGGCGCCAAGCCCTCTGGCCTCCTGCCACTGCAACAACGCCGTCCGAGTAACTTGTCTGAGCTGCCCATCTGGAACGCCGACCGGGTAATTGAGCGCCGCGAGCCCACGCTGTACCCAGATGATCGTCTGGCGATCCAGGGCCAGCGCCTCTTCTGCCTCCACCCGCCGGGCGATGGCTGCCAGACACGCCCTCGCTTTCGCCACATAGGTCCCGCTCGGATACTCCTTCAGGTAGGCTTCGACCTCCCGCGTCCGCTCGCACACCACCTCCTGCCAAAAGATATCTTCCAACTCCTGTGCCGTCTGACCCCAGGCAACAACCGCGAGCGCCAGCATGACCAGCAGGCAGACCCCCATTCCCCTACAGAAACCTACACTCACAGGGGAACGCAGGATGAGCCGAGCCGAGGCCCAGCGGACAACAAATCCATCCATAGGCGTATTCAACGAATCCCAAACGGGAAAGTCAAGCGACGGCTTCGCCGCTCAAGACCAGGGCCTGCCCTCTACCAAATCTCCTGCGTCGCGCATTGCGCATCTACCTTTGGTAGAGGGAACAGAAAAGCTATTCAGCGGACAGCGAGGCAAAGTGGCTGGCGCCGTTCGGTCGCTGGAGCAGCAGCAGGAGCGGCCTGCCGGGCTGCGCTTTGGCAAGCGCTGTCTCCAACTCCTGAACCGACCCGACCGGCGTCCGGTTGACTTCCAGAATCACATCACCGCTCCGCACGCTGGACCGGGCGGCCGGGCTGCCCGGCCGGACGCCCGACACCAGGACTCCCTCGCCCGCGTTGAGACCGGCCTGGGCGCGTTCCTGGGGTCGCAGGTCACGCATGGCCAAGCCCCACTCGCCCTGGTCCACTACTGCCCCTCTGGCCCGACGCTCTTCGGCCAGTTCCCCGATGGTGACGCTGAGCGTTTCCCGCCTGCCCCGGCGGCTCAGCTCCACCGGAACGGTCTCGCCAACCCGCGTCTCGGCCACCAGGATGGGCAGATCGGACGAGGCGCTGACCTCCCGGCCGTTATAGCCCAGGATCACGTCGCCACGCCGAATGCCCGCCTGTTGGGCTGGGCTGTCGTCCACCACATCGGCGACCAGGGCGCCTACAGCCGCGTCCATGCCGAGCGATTCGGCCAGGTCTCGCGTCAGGCTCTGAATCGAGACGCCGAGCCAGCCACGGGTCACATAGCCGTGCTCTTCAAGTTCGGGCATGAGCGCCTTGGCCTGATTGATCGGCGTGGCAAAACCGATCCCGATATTGCCCCCGCTGCGGCTGAAAATGGCGGTGTTAATCCCCACCACCTGACCGTACTGATTAAACAGCGGCCCGCCGGAGTTGCCGGGATTGATTGACGCATCGGTCTGGATGAAATTGTCATACGGCCCGGCGCCAATCGTCCGACCTGTGGCGCTGACAATACCGGCCGTGACCGTATTGCTCAGACCGAACGGATTGCCGATCGCCAAGACCCAGTCCCCAACCCGCAGCGCGTCGGAGTCGCCTAGTCGGGCAACCGGCAGCTCAGCCGTGGGTTTGATCTTCAACACGGCCAAGTCTGTTTTGGCATCGCCGCCCAGCAGATCGGCCCGATACTCGGTCTCATCGGCCAGCACTACCGTGATCTGCTTGGCGTTCTCGACCACATGGTTATTGGTCAGGATCAGCCCGTCCTGGCGCACGATGAAGCCTGAACCCGAACCGCGCTGTGGCCTGGACTCGGCCTGGGGAAAGGGAAAAGGCGACCGGAAACGGGGCTGCGGTCCACCGAAGGGTCCTGGCGGAAAGCCACGGCCGTGTTGAAAATCGGTCCGCTCCAGGGTGACGACCTTGATGTGGACGACCGCCGGAGAAACCTGTGGGGCTAAGCTGACAAAAGACGGCAGGCCGGCTGGGCGGGCCGGCGCCGACTGGGGCGGGAGCTCGGCCTGGACTCGCTCAAGCTGCGTCAGACGGCCGAGGCTGAAGCCCCCCACGGCCACAGACGCGACCAGCGTTCCCACAACAAGTGTTTTGCGCATACATTCCTCCTCTCAGCTGGGGTGTACGTTCTGTCACAGACCATACACCGCCAACATGAGAAGAGGATGAGAACCCGATGAGAAATGTCTCAGAAAACGCAGACCGGTAGGGCTCTTAGGATTTCGGTTTGGTCCGCAGGCTCTCGAACAAGTACTCCAAGCCCCGGGCCATTTCACGCTGAACCTTTTCAGCATCGGCGGCGTAGGAGATGCACAGACCCGATTCGAGAAAAGAGCCCCATAACAGACGGGCCAAAGTGTCGCACGGTGTGTCTTCGATAAAGCCTTCCGCCACCAACTGTTCGAGGCTCCGGCGAATGATGTCCACCGCCTGCACATTTTCGCGCCAGACACGCGGGTCTAAAACGGAGGGACCGTCAAGGAAGATAATGCGTTGGGAGTCTTTGTCGACGACAGACTCAATGAAGGTGGCACAGCCCGTCTTGACAAGTCGCTGCCAGATATCGCCCTTCGCCGCCTCGATACGCGCCCGAACTGTTTGCGCTCGTGCTTCTGTCAAACGCTCAAAAACGGCCTGGAAAATGCCTTTTTTGCTGTGAAAATGATAATACAGCGCACCCCTGGTTACCTCAGCGCCTTCGACAATATCTTGGGTGGATGTGTTTGCGTATCCCCGTTCAGCAAACAGCCCGTGGGCGACATTCAACAAGGCTGACCGAGTTCTGTCAGATTGCTCGGCTTTTGGAAGCGCAGCGGCCATCGTTGATCCTCCCCTTTTAGGCTTCGGGGCTTCCCCTCGCTTATGATACAAACAACTTGTACTTAAAACGCTCCATCTCAGTGAACAAACCTCAGCAGGATACCAAAGTCGATACTCAGATCAAACCCGGTGCTGTCCTAATTCGGACACGCGATGCTGAAAGTAGGACAGCACTGTAGTCAGATTTGGAGACCGGACACTCAGGGTGATGTGCCCCCAGGGACCGCCTTTGCGGGGGGTTGGATGGCCGTTGGTAAGTGTGGCTGCTGATGAGAGTAGTAAGTCGCCGTATAATACACGATCCCTGCAATGAGAGCGACAATAATTCCACCAAAAGTAAGGAAAACTTTCACCATCCGCCATGCGAATTTATCTGTCACCAAATCTTTCTGCCCATCGCGGATTCCGCGCAAATCCGTTTTGATGTCCGCCGTCTCCTTCGTGAGCATCTGTGTCCGTTCATCAAGGCGCCCGCACACTTCTTTGAGGTCAGCCAGAATCTTGAATATCAAGGGCTGGTAATTTGGCTGTGGAGTAGGCGGGTCACTTTCTGGAGTAGGGTCAATTGCCCCCTCTGGAATGGGAGGAGGATTGGCGGTCGGCTTGGTCTTGGATCCGGGTCTCTCATCTCCAAAAATTCCTATAGTGACCGCCCATGGTATCCCCAATAGGCATCG is part of the Desulfurellaceae bacterium genome and encodes:
- a CDS encoding LLM class F420-dependent oxidoreductase; translated protein: MQLSINIRNWGTQSTPAMLLECARAADESGLDTLWLNEHLAIPPQADMPDRVPQGFAEGRFLDPMATLSFLAAATRRIGLGTAVLLLPYRLPLQTAKLVATVQELSGGRLRLGVGTGWMKEEFQALGVDHARRGAISNSVLALLRECFENDVVESNGQSLLFRPRPARPPIYVGGAPPHALRRAVQYGDGWIPAGIEPQALTTHIAELRQMSQAAGRPPLEVIAMKTLAIDDPPKAIDYAGQFAEAGVNHLVHTQGYADAAEYRRNVATLEEKIRPAVA
- a CDS encoding MFS transporter, coding for MPVSLVFCCPSSNMPRLSSPLRFYREAFSGLPRAVWLVAAVSFVHRSGTMVLPFLTLYLTSQQQLSPRGAGVILSVYGVGAVGGSYLGGWLSDRIGSLPTQRLSLGLAAAGFVALSLMPTPLSIALVVALLSVAAESFRPANAATLAEVSPAELHVRAFSLRRVGMNLGMAIGPACGGLLVAYSYRLLFFVEAGVCVLTAGLLWLLFGSAPSPAQRGGQPAETPDPRLSPWRDGVFLVLVGLTMLLATVLCQLLGTYPLTLSEVYGLPATSVGLVFTINTLLIVVFQMLVIRAVERFDTLRVVGLGALLLCGGFGLLPFAPVMPLVAVTVVVWTLGEMLTTPLLEGFVAKRSPAASRGRYMGMFGTAFSGAFVLAPLGGTWLYEAWGYRTLWFSCAGLGVVLWLGFVWLSGRVQSQIQKESTQ
- a CDS encoding ATP-dependent Clp protease proteolytic subunit, giving the protein MNFIPTVVEQTGRGERAYDLYSRLLRDRIVFLGSAVGDEVAALVTAQLLFLESEDPDKDIH
- a CDS encoding formylglycine-generating enzyme family protein, with translation MGLSTRRAGRSDDRSLHTVHISQPFYLGKYEVTQGQWRAVLGNNPSHFADCGVTCPVENVSWEDAQAFIAALNLREGVTAYRLPTEAEWEYATRAETRTAYSFGNRTRQLGAYAWYRDNSENTTHPVGSKRPNAWGLYDLHGNVWEWVADWYDDYPSGRVTDPQGPSSGTHRLIRGGGWGYDAPDCRSGSRGTGPPASRSGSVGFRLARTL
- a CDS encoding peptidoglycan-binding protein, producing the protein MDGFVVRWASARLILRSPVSVGFCRGMGVCLLVMLALAVVAWGQTAQELEDIFWQEVVCERTREVEAYLKEYPSGTYVAKARACLAAIARRVEAEEALALDRQTIIWVQRGLAALNYPVGVPDGQLRQVTRTALLQWQEARGLGATGYLTSAQVDRLTAAGRAEAVRQLEEAERRQAARAARQQAQAQAQDTEAALDLDRQARIRVQQGLMSLDYPVEVADGLFGPTTRLALQNWQRAKGFTATGYLTSEQATALIEAGGQRQAAEEVEQRAAAEAERRRAEEAERQQAQETARQREANELVNTMVWSSCESRQGHSGWGCRRGERAAAMTGLSIRFTSASRFIWGNTK
- a CDS encoding DegQ family serine endoprotease translates to MRKTLVVGTLVASVAVGGFSLGRLTQLERVQAELPPQSAPARPAGLPSFVSLAPQVSPAVVHIKVVTLERTDFQHGRGFPPGPFGGPQPRFRSPFPFPQAESRPQRGSGSGFIVRQDGLILTNNHVVENAKQITVVLADETEYRADLLGGDAKTDLAVLKIKPTAELPVARLGDSDALRVGDWVLAIGNPFGLSNTVTAGIVSATGRTIGAGPYDNFIQTDASINPGNSGGPLFNQYGQVVGINTAIFSRSGGNIGIGFATPINQAKALMPELEEHGYVTRGWLGVSIQSLTRDLAESLGMDAAVGALVADVVDDSPAQQAGIRRGDVILGYNGREVSASSDLPILVAETRVGETVPVELSRRGRRETLSVTIGELAEERRARGAVVDQGEWGLAMRDLRPQERAQAGLNAGEGVLVSGVRPGSPAARSSVRSGDVILEVNRTPVGSVQELETALAKAQPGRPLLLLLQRPNGASHFASLSAE
- a CDS encoding TetR/AcrR family transcriptional regulator, whose translation is MAAALPKAEQSDRTRSALLNVAHGLFAERGYANTSTQDIVEGAEVTRGALYYHFHSKKGIFQAVFERLTEARAQTVRARIEAAKGDIWQRLVKTGCATFIESVVDKDSQRIIFLDGPSVLDPRVWRENVQAVDIIRRSLEQLVAEGFIEDTPCDTLARLLWGSFLESGLCISYAADAEKVQREMARGLEYLFESLRTKPKS